One part of the Leishmania braziliensis MHOM/BR/75/M2904 WGS CADA00000000 data, contig 97, whole genome shotgun sequence genome encodes these proteins:
- a CDS encoding beta tubulin, with product MCGSGAQCMHIYAPAGACLPACAAVWWGVRVSHRLLPNCRPLRVVWSPGVWEVVGEWRCCSTPAPTPRPLHTRSSFTSFPCTALLCCCRDCELRADDGQGRDALCRLPPRSSPSCAAAVPSCLTPTCHAAVPLPPFSLSTALPFALPPPPPFHASPLSPQTRIHARQHERRCCAKTLLALALSHALPIPTPPPLPCTAASPLSACCCDSATMEWNLMLLLYAVLQIIAFLLVLVATPLEMFRITDNLSVVNGYYSLWGSHQSVGNLSFFSSSATLWADCPGRLMLFRLAQALAVLSIFIFGAAAALGVVMLFCCPLLRWICVMLNILGAVTVCVVWAAMVLTYFTNEGRTCPALMTLTKFSVGFALLVAAWVLDLINITLLVVPFRIMLFGKAESAADLDKASKGESEEHSSQREEEE from the coding sequence ATGTGTGGGAGCGGGGCACAGTGCATGCATATATATGCCCCTGCCGGTGCGTGCCTCCctgcgtgtgcagctgtgtggtggggtgtgcgtgtgtcccatcgcctcctcccgaATTGCCGCCCTCTGCGTGTTGTTTGGTCTCCGGGCGTATGGGAGGTGGTTGGggagtggcggtgctgcagcacccctgcacccacgccgaggcccctccacacacgctcTAGCTTCACGTCCTTCCCGTGCACCGCGCTActgtgttgctgccgagACTGTGAGCTGAGGGCGGACGACGGTCAGGGGCGAGACGCCCTGTGTCGCCTGCCTCCCCGCTCCTCCCCgtcctgcgctgctgccgtcccGTCCTGTCTCACGCCCACCTGCCACGCTgccgtccccctcccacctttctccctctctaccgccctcccctttgccttgccccccccccccccctttcatgcctcccctctctcaccacaAACACGCATCCACGCCCGGCAGCATGAACGACGTTGCTGTGCGAAGACTCtactcgctctcgctctctcccacgctctccccatccctacgccacctcccctgccgtgcaccgccgcctcacctctctccgcgtgctgctgtgactcTGCGACAATGGAGTGGAATCTCATGCTGTTACTCTACGCGGTCCTCCAGATCATCGCGTTTTTattggtgctggtggcgacgccgctcGAGATGTTTCGCATCACTGACAATCTAAGCGTCGTTAACGGATATTATTCGTTGTGGGGATCACACCAGAGTGTCGGTAATTTATCATTCTTCAGTTCCAGCGCTACTTTGTGGGCTGACTGCCCCGGCCGCCTGATGCTTTTCCGCCTTGCTCAGGCACTCGCTGTCCTCTCTATCTTCATTTtcggcgctgcggccgccCTTGGCGTCGTCATGCTGTTCTGCTGCCCTCTCTTACGCTGGATATGCGTGATGCTCAACATTCTGGGTGCCGTCACCGTGTGCGTTGTCTGGGCTGCCATGGTGTTGACCTATTTCACTAATGAAGGCAGGACATGTCCAGCCCTCATGACACTTACAAAGTTTAGTGTCGGCTTCGCACTCCTCGTGGCTGCCTGGGTGCTGGATCTGATCAACATCACACTCTTAGTAGTTCCGTTCCGCATTATGCTTTTCGGTAAGGCTGAGAGTGCCGCCGACTTGGACAAAGCATCGAAAGGAGAGTCGGAAGAACATAGCAGccaaagggaggaggaggagtag